The following are encoded in a window of Bradyrhizobium sp. WBOS07 genomic DNA:
- the rplF gene encoding 50S ribosomal protein L6 → MSRVGKRPVAVPSGVTATVDGQTVKMKGPKGQLQFVVHDDVEVKLESGQIKVQPRFETNRARALYGTARAQVANLVEGVTKGFEKKLEITGVGYRAAMQGKNLQLALGYSHDVVYAIPEGITIAVPKPTEITVSGSDIQRVGQVAAEIRSYRPPEPYKGKGVKYVGEFIFRKEGKKK, encoded by the coding sequence ATGTCACGTGTTGGCAAAAGGCCTGTGGCGGTGCCGTCGGGTGTTACCGCGACCGTCGATGGGCAGACCGTCAAGATGAAGGGGCCGAAGGGCCAGCTTCAGTTCGTCGTCCATGACGACGTCGAGGTGAAGCTCGAGAGCGGCCAGATCAAGGTTCAGCCGCGCTTCGAGACCAATCGCGCGCGTGCGCTTTACGGGACCGCTCGCGCCCAGGTCGCGAATCTGGTCGAAGGCGTCACCAAGGGCTTCGAGAAGAAGCTCGAGATCACCGGCGTCGGTTACCGCGCCGCGATGCAGGGCAAGAACCTGCAGCTCGCGCTCGGTTACAGCCACGACGTGGTCTACGCGATCCCGGAAGGGATCACGATCGCGGTGCCGAAGCCGACCGAGATCACGGTGTCGGGCAGCGACATCCAGCGTGTCGGCCAGGTCGCGGCCGAGATCCGCAGCTATCGCCCGCCGGAGCCCTACAAGGGCAAGGGCGTGAAGTATGTTGGCGAATTCATCTTCCGCAAGGAAGGCAAGAAGAAGTAA
- the rpsH gene encoding 30S ribosomal protein S8 yields MSTHDPISDLITRIRNAQMRSKSKVSTPGSKMRENVLEVLKTEGYIRGYATLEHSSGRSEIEIELKYFDGEPVIREIERVSKPGRRVYASVKNLPRVNNGLGISVLSTPKGIMADHSARDANVGGEVLFTVF; encoded by the coding sequence ATGTCGACGCACGATCCAATCAGCGATCTGATCACCCGTATCCGCAATGCGCAGATGCGCTCGAAGAGCAAGGTCTCCACGCCCGGCTCGAAGATGCGCGAGAACGTGCTCGAGGTCCTCAAGACCGAGGGTTACATCCGCGGGTACGCCACGCTCGAGCATTCCTCGGGCCGCAGCGAGATCGAGATCGAGCTGAAGTATTTCGACGGCGAGCCTGTCATCCGCGAGATCGAACGTGTCTCCAAGCCCGGGCGCCGTGTCTACGCCTCGGTGAAGAACCTGCCGCGGGTCAACAACGGGCTCGGCATTTCGGTGTTGTCGACGCCGAAGGGGATCATGGCCGACCACAGCGCGCGCGACGCGAATGTGGGCGGTGAAGTCCTCTTCACGGTGTTCTGA
- the rplO gene encoding 50S ribosomal protein L15 yields MKLSDIADNAGSRKKRMRVGRGIGSGKGKQSGRGGKGQTARSGVRIKGFEGGQMPMHRRLPKRGFNNIFRVEFAEINLDRLQEAVDAKKIDAGSVVNVEALVKGGVLRRAKGGLRLLGRGELKSKLNIEVHGASKTAIEAVEKAGGSVKILAPAKEEGEAA; encoded by the coding sequence ATGAAGCTCAGCGATATCGCCGACAACGCCGGCTCGCGCAAGAAGCGTATGCGCGTCGGCCGCGGCATCGGTTCGGGCAAGGGCAAGCAGTCCGGCCGCGGCGGCAAGGGCCAGACCGCGCGGTCCGGCGTGCGCATCAAGGGTTTCGAAGGCGGCCAGATGCCGATGCATCGCCGTCTGCCCAAGCGCGGCTTCAACAACATCTTCCGCGTCGAGTTCGCCGAGATCAATCTCGATCGGCTCCAGGAAGCGGTCGATGCCAAGAAGATCGACGCCGGCAGCGTCGTGAACGTCGAGGCCCTGGTGAAGGGCGGCGTGCTGCGCCGCGCCAAGGGCGGCCTGCGGTTGCTCGGCCGTGGCGAGCTCAAGTCCAAGCTCAACATCGAAGTCCACGGCGCCAGCAAGACCGCGATCGAAGCGGTCGAGAAGGCCGGCGGATCGGTGAAGATTCTCGCCCCTGCCAAGGAAGAAGGCGAGGCGGCGTAA
- the rpsN gene encoding 30S ribosomal protein S14, with translation MAKKSSVEKNNRRKRMVKNAAAKRERLKAIIADKTLPMEERFAATLKLAEMPRNSSATRIRLRCELSGRPRSNYRKNKLSRIALRELGSKGMVPGLVKSSW, from the coding sequence ATGGCAAAGAAGAGTTCAGTCGAGAAGAACAACCGGCGCAAGCGGATGGTGAAGAACGCCGCCGCCAAGCGCGAGCGGTTGAAGGCGATCATCGCCGACAAGACGCTGCCGATGGAGGAGCGGTTCGCCGCGACCCTGAAGCTGGCGGAAATGCCGCGCAATTCGTCGGCGACCCGCATCCGCCTGCGTTGCGAGCTGTCGGGCCGTCCGCGCTCGAACTACCGCAAGAACAAGCTGTCCCGTATCGCGCTGCGCGAACTTGGCTCCAAGGGCATGGTCCCGGGCCTCGTGAAGTCCAGCTGGTAA
- the rpsE gene encoding 30S ribosomal protein S5, with protein sequence MAAEREQRGGRDQRGGGRERREREERDSEFVDKLVHINRVAKVVKGGKRFGFAALVVIGDQKGRAGFGHGKAREVPEAIRKATESAKRNLTRVSLREGRTLHHDIAGRHGAGRVYLRAAPAGTGIIAGGPMRAVFETLGVQDVVAKSIGSSNPYNMVRATFDALKHQDSPRSVAARRNIKVSTLQSRRIGGDAEAAAD encoded by the coding sequence ATGGCAGCTGAACGCGAACAACGTGGTGGACGCGATCAACGCGGCGGCGGACGTGAACGCAGGGAGCGCGAGGAGCGCGACAGCGAGTTCGTCGACAAGCTCGTCCACATCAATCGCGTGGCCAAGGTCGTCAAGGGCGGCAAGCGCTTCGGTTTCGCAGCGCTGGTTGTGATCGGCGACCAGAAGGGCCGCGCCGGCTTCGGTCACGGCAAGGCGCGCGAAGTGCCCGAGGCGATCCGCAAGGCCACCGAATCTGCCAAGCGCAACCTGACCCGCGTGTCGCTGCGCGAGGGCCGCACGCTGCATCACGACATCGCCGGCCGTCATGGCGCGGGCCGCGTCTACCTGCGCGCGGCGCCGGCCGGTACCGGCATCATCGCCGGCGGTCCGATGCGCGCCGTGTTCGAGACGCTCGGCGTCCAGGACGTGGTGGCGAAGTCGATCGGCTCGTCGAACCCCTACAACATGGTTCGTGCGACCTTCGACGCGCTGAAGCACCAGGACTCGCCGCGCTCGGTCGCTGCCCGCCGCAATATCAAGGTGTCCACCCTCCAGTCCCGCCGTATCGGTGGCGACGCCGAGGCGGCTGCCGACTAA
- the secY gene encoding preprotein translocase subunit SecY: MASAAEQLAANLNFSAFAKADELKKRIWFTLGALLVYRLGTYIPLPGIDPSAWEQVFRSQAGGILGMFNMFAGGGINRMAIFALNIMPYISASIIIQLLTTVSPQLEALKKEGEAGRKTLNQYTRFLTVILAAFQSYGIAVGLQGAGNVVSEPGLFFLLSTSVTLTGGTMFLMWLGEQITSRGIGNGISLIILAGIVAELPAALANMLELGRQGAMSTGLILVVIIMAVAVIAFIVFMERAQRRLLIQYPKRQVGNKMFEGQSSHLPLKLNTSGVIPPIFASSLLLLPTTVANFNAGSGPEWFQWITTQLGHGRPLFLFMYLALIVFFAFFYTAIVFNPTETADNLKKHGGFIPGIRPGERTAEYIDYVLSRITVLGAIYLAIVCLIPEILISYASVPFYFGGTSLLIVVSVTMDTVAQVQGYLLAHQYEGLIRKSKLRGRRR; encoded by the coding sequence ATGGCCTCTGCAGCGGAACAACTGGCAGCCAATCTCAATTTCAGTGCGTTCGCCAAGGCCGACGAACTGAAGAAGCGCATCTGGTTCACCCTGGGTGCGCTGCTCGTTTATCGGCTCGGGACCTACATTCCGCTGCCCGGCATCGACCCGAGTGCCTGGGAACAGGTGTTCCGCTCGCAGGCCGGCGGCATCCTCGGCATGTTCAACATGTTCGCGGGCGGTGGCATCAACCGCATGGCGATCTTCGCGCTGAACATCATGCCGTATATCTCGGCCTCGATCATCATCCAGCTTCTCACCACCGTCTCGCCGCAGCTCGAGGCGCTGAAGAAGGAAGGCGAAGCCGGCCGCAAGACGCTGAATCAGTATACCCGCTTTCTCACGGTGATTTTGGCCGCGTTCCAGTCCTACGGCATCGCGGTAGGACTTCAGGGCGCCGGCAATGTCGTCAGCGAGCCCGGATTGTTCTTCCTGCTCTCGACCTCTGTCACGCTGACCGGCGGCACCATGTTCCTGATGTGGCTGGGCGAGCAGATCACCTCGCGCGGCATCGGCAACGGCATCTCGCTGATCATTCTCGCGGGCATCGTCGCCGAGCTGCCCGCCGCGCTCGCCAACATGCTCGAGCTCGGCCGTCAGGGCGCGATGTCGACCGGCCTGATTCTGGTCGTCATCATCATGGCCGTCGCCGTGATCGCCTTCATCGTGTTCATGGAGCGCGCGCAGCGCCGCCTCCTGATCCAGTATCCGAAGCGCCAGGTCGGCAACAAGATGTTCGAGGGCCAGTCCTCGCATCTGCCGCTCAAGCTCAACACTTCCGGTGTGATCCCGCCAATCTTCGCGTCCTCGCTGCTGCTGCTGCCGACGACGGTCGCGAATTTCAACGCCGGCAGTGGGCCGGAATGGTTCCAGTGGATCACCACCCAGCTCGGTCACGGCCGTCCGCTGTTCCTGTTCATGTATCTGGCGCTTATCGTGTTCTTCGCCTTCTTCTACACCGCGATCGTGTTCAACCCGACCGAGACCGCGGACAATCTGAAGAAGCACGGCGGCTTCATTCCGGGCATCCGGCCCGGCGAGCGCACCGCGGAATATATCGACTATGTGCTCTCGCGCATCACCGTGCTCGGCGCGATCTATCTGGCGATCGTCTGCTTGATCCCGGAGATCCTGATCTCCTATGCCTCGGTGCCGTTCTACTTCGGCGGCACCTCGCTGCTGATCGTCGTCAGCGTCACCATGGATACGGTGGCACAGGTGCAGGGCTATCTGCTGGCGCACCAGTATGAAGGCCTGATCCGGAAGTCGAAGCTGCGCGGCCGCCGCCGCTAA
- the rpmD gene encoding 50S ribosomal protein L30: MAKAAKTIKLEQTGSAIRRHHSQRSTLIGLKLNKIGRTSELPDTPAVRGMIEKVHHLVRIVDEK; encoded by the coding sequence ATGGCCAAGGCCGCAAAGACGATCAAGCTCGAGCAGACTGGCAGCGCGATCCGCCGCCATCACTCGCAGCGCTCGACGCTGATCGGGCTCAAGCTCAACAAGATCGGCCGCACCAGCGAACTGCCCGATACCCCGGCGGTTCGTGGCATGATCGAGAAGGTTCACCATCTCGTCCGCATCGTCGACGAGAAGTAA
- the rplR gene encoding 50S ribosomal protein L18, with protein sequence MSKAKVTNARRKRSVRLKLRRSGGGRPRLSVFRSSKHIYAQVIDDLKGETLASASSLEKSMRDGGKTGADIDAAKAVGKLLAERAAEKGVKEVVFDRGSYLYHGRVKALADAARESGLSF encoded by the coding sequence ATGTCCAAAGCCAAGGTTACCAATGCCCGGCGCAAGCGGAGTGTGCGGCTGAAGCTGCGCCGCTCCGGTGGTGGTCGTCCGCGTCTGTCGGTGTTCCGCTCGTCCAAGCACATCTACGCCCAGGTCATCGACGACCTGAAGGGCGAGACGCTGGCCTCTGCCTCCTCGCTCGAGAAGTCGATGCGCGACGGCGGCAAGACCGGCGCCGACATCGATGCGGCGAAGGCGGTCGGCAAGCTGCTGGCCGAGCGCGCCGCCGAGAAGGGTGTCAAGGAAGTCGTGTTCGATCGCGGCAGCTACCTCTATCACGGGCGCGTCAAGGCTCTTGCCGACGCTGCGCGTGAGAGTGGGCTGAGCTTCTAA